One genomic segment of Capricornis sumatraensis isolate serow.1 chromosome X, serow.2, whole genome shotgun sequence includes these proteins:
- the SMIM10 gene encoding small integral membrane protein 10, which produces MAATAALLGVAVRLSRSATTRGSYGAFCKGLTRTLITFFDLAWRLRMNFPYFYIVASVILNVRLQVHI; this is translated from the coding sequence ATGGCAGCAACAGCGGCCCTGTTGGGCGTAGCAGTGCGGCTGTCGCGCTCAGCCACGACCCGCGGCTCATATGGCGCCTTCTGCAAGGGGCTCACGCGCACGCTGATCACCTTCTTCGACCTGGCCTGGCGTCTGCGCATGAACTTCCCCTACTTCTACATAGTGGCTTCGGTGATTCTCAACGTCCGCCTGCAGGTACATATTTAG